The window tgcaacagtagtagactctcCAAGTTTaatggcatttaaatggtcattggataaacatatggatgataatggaatagtgtactTTAGATGGGTTTCACATTGGTTTCTCAGGttagcgcaacattgagggccaaaggacctgtactatgctgtactgttctatgttctatgttccatgtttaatttaaaagacttttggataggtacgtgtgtaggaaaggtttagagggatatggggcaactGTAGGCAAGTtcggagagataatgggaactgcagatgctggagaatccaagataataaaatgtgaggctggatgaacacagcaggccaagcagcatctcaggagcacaaaagccgaaggttgcaagaacagcaactcatattccacctgggaaccctgcagcctaatggtatcaatgttgacttcaccagtttcaaaatctccccttcccccaccgcatccctaaaccagcccagtttgtcccctccccccactgcaccacacaaccagcccagctcttctcctccacccactgcatcccaaaaccagtccaacctgtctctgcctccctaacctgttcttcctctcacccatcccttcctcccaccccaagccgcacccccatctacctactaacctcatcccacctccttgacctgtccgtctttcctggactgacctatcccctccctacctccccacctatactctctccacctatcttcttttctctccatcttcggtccacctccccctctctccctatttattccagaaccctcaccccatccccctctctgatgaagggtctaggcccgaaacgtcagcttttgtgctcctgagatgctgcttggcctgctgtgttcatccagcctcacattttattattatgtagGCAAGTGGTACtactttagtttggaaaacttggttggcatggatgaattgggccaaagggtctgtttctgtgctgtatgactccatgactctttgATTATAGAGACATCGCTGCAGGTGTCCAGGGCCGAGAACTGAACATCCAGAAGtattcaatatttaaaagatggTGGAGTTGTATTGCTGTTTGAAGAGGAAATTAATGCAATTGTTTGGAAAGATATTTGCTCCGATGATGCCAAATCTACAAGGGTAGACCTCAGAAACACCAAAAGACAATAAACTTTAGAGGGGCTTGTATATAGACCCCTAAACTGCAGGAGTAATATTGGGAATGGCATTTAAAAGGAACTCAGAGATGCCTGCTATAAAGGCAATCTGTAATTACATGTAGATTGGACAAATCAAATTAGTAACAATATTGTAGAAGAGAAAAACCTGGAGTGTATGCAGGATATGTTTTggtccttatctgaggaaggttGTTCTTACTATGAAGAGGGTGCAACTAAGGTCTGCCAAACTGATTTTTGGGATAGCGAGACTGATGTATAATGAAAGGCTAAATTGGTTATGATTACATTCCCTGAAATTCAAAGAATAAGGAGTCGATATGATAGAAACCTACAAAGTTCTAACAAGACTTAGATAAGATGCATCAAAAATGATCCCAAAGGTagtggagtccagaaccagggatcacagtttaaGGCTAGGAGATATAACACTTAAGAGTTAGACAAGGAGAGATTTCTTTGCCCAGAGAGTATGCACCTGTGGAATTTGCAACCACAGAAAATAGTCAAGGCAAAAACAttttatgatttcaagaaggagtgaTCTAGCACCTGaaggcccaaccatcctcagctgcttcatcaatgatcttccctccatcataaggtcaaaagtggggatgttcgtcgatgattgcacaatgttcagcaccatttgtaattCTTCAAACACTGAGGTAATCCACGTTCACacgcaataagatctggacaggcttgggctgacaagtggcaagtgacattcacaccacacaaatgccaggctatgaccatcaccaataagagacaatctaaccaccatccgttgacattcaatggtgttaccttcgctgaatcccccactctcaacatcctgggggttaccattgaccagaaactcaactggactcaccacattaacatagtggctacaagagcaggtcagaagctgggaatactgtggcgagtaactcaccttctgactcctcaaagcctgtccaccttctacaaggcacaagtcaggagtgtgatggaatactccccactcgcctggatgagcCCCACcaacacgcaagaagcttgacacagtccaggactaagcagcccacttgattagcaccacatccacaagcatccactccctccaccaccaatgttcagtagcagcagtgtgtactatgtccaagatgcactgcagaaattcaccaaagatcctcagacagcatcttccaaacccacaaccacctccatctaaggacaagttcccctccaaataactcaccatccagacttggaaatatatcacttcccttcattgttgctgggtcaaaatcctggaattccctctctaagggcattgtgggttaacccacagcaggaggaccgcagcagttcaagacggcagctcaccatcaccttctcaagggtaactagagatGGGTAAGAAATTGTGGACAGCCAGCAACGCCcccatcccacaaaatgaatagcaAAAAAAGGTAGAGGGAttcaaaggatatggagataTGGAGCAGGAACAGACTATTGACTTGGATTGTCAgcaatgatcataatgaatggtggagcaagctcaaaggtctaaatggcctactcttgctcctattttctattttctatgtttctatgacacTGCCTTCACAACCCCTACAGTTTTAGAATAATATGAAATGTTTTGAAGGAATTTAGGAACATGGTGAGTAAATTTGATTCGAATTCCTGCTCACATGAAGGGTAAATGCTAATACAGTGGTGTAGCCATTTTACTTGAGATGTCAATTATGCATCAATTGTAGTGATAATTTATAACAAACCACTTACTGTAAGGGTTTTGCCAGATGTGCACCATATTCTTGAAACTTAGGTTTAACAGGAGGTGGTTGCTTGGTCAAGGCTGAAGTTCCTTTTGGCAATAGTTCTGGTTTATATAGTTTAGGCTTAACCTGTACAGGTTCAGATGGAATTGGTGACAAAATGGGTTTGTTTGTTGGTAATGGAGGGTGGCTTGCATTGGATCCTTTGGACATTAGCACAGGAGGGGATCCATCATTACATCCTTTTGTCATGAGGATTGAAGGAGATTCAGTGCTTGGTTCTTTGCTCATAAATATTGTATATCCAGCTTTAGATCCTTTATTCACAGGCAGTGGGGGAGGTGCAGCATTAGATCCTTTGTTCATGAGCACTGAAGGAGGTACAGCACTAGCTCCTTTGTTCATAGGTACTGGAGGAGGCACAGTGCTGGCTCCATAGTCTATAGGCATTGGAGGAGGTACGGTGCTAACTCCTTTGTTCATTGGTACTGGAGGAGGTACAGTGCTGGCTCCTTTGTTCATAGGCACTGGAGGAGGTACAGTGCAAGCTCCTTTGTTCATAGGAGGTATAATGTTAGTTCCTTTGTTTAAAGGCACTGGAGGAAGTATAATGTTAGTTCCTTTGTTTAAAGGCACTGGAGGAAGTATAATATTAGTTCCTTTGTTTATAGGCACTGGAGGAGGTATAATGTTAGTTCCTTTGTTTATAGGCACTGGAGGAGGTACAGTGCTAGATGCTTTGCTCGTGGATGTGGAAGGAGGTCCAGAGTTAGGTCCTTTGAAGAAGAGCACAGAAGGGGATACATCATCAAGTGATGTCTCTTTTCCAGTTGTCTGTTGTAAATGCTTATTTAACTCCATTGCAAATGTACTTTTCACTTTGACATCAGAGCTTGTAGTTTCTGAATATCTCCAGTGTTGCTCCTTTCCACCTGAAGCAGATTTTAAATGTACACTAGGTGGAGTTGGACAGCTTGGAGAAGCTTTGggagaaagacatttggacaatgcattgacttcagtttttgtAGAGGAAGGAGAAGGCAAACGGTCTTGTAGTGAACTTGATAAATCTTCTTTAATTACAACCAACCCATGGGACATGCGTCTTTGTGTAGGAGGTGGCAAAGGAGGTAGCGGTTTTTTATTGCTCCTTTCCAGCTGAATTGGAGAATTCAACATGGGGTGAACACCTAAACACATTGGAAAGAGAAAAGTAATACGTCACTTCACTGCAACTAAAAAGCCAATTGAAATGCTATaaaagtaattttcaaatttttaaTTGATGCCATCCATAATCCTTCTCATTTCTCCTACAAATTAAGAAATTAACTGATTCAATACATTCTACAACACTTTAGTACTTCTGATTGTTCTGAAAATCTGTGTTCTTTGAATCAGTGGACATAAGAATTCAGTGTAATCACTTACTTGCCTAATGCTGGGACAACCTTTATTAGTCATATAATAACATAATTCATACTTCAAATAAAAAATCAttgcaagggtctaggcccgaaacgtcagcttttgtgctcctaagatgctatttggtctgctgtgttcatccagcttcacactttgttatcttggattctccagcatctgcagttcctattatctcaggttTTCAAGAATGTCTTAAAGGAGAAAAGTGTATCAAA of the Stegostoma tigrinum isolate sSteTig4 chromosome 3, sSteTig4.hap1, whole genome shotgun sequence genome contains:
- the sh3bp2 gene encoding SH3 domain-binding protein 2; the protein is MATGVEENWPVPMRAIGAQNLLTMPGGVTQSGYLHKKGGSQWKIMKWPLRFVIIHKGCIYYFKSSTAASPQGAFSLNGYNRVMRSTEETTSSNVFPFKIIHVNKKHRTWYFSAACEEERKKWMMGLRKEIDRYHEKADVQGNLSDCCDSEKFYGSIERPVQIKYTARGSESGDYADDDEEEEEEEEEEEEDDYLRPDGLSVSLKSEGVHPMLNSPIQLERSNKKPLPPLPPPTQRRMSHGLVVIKEDLSSSLQDRLPSPSSTKTEVNALSKCLSPKASPSCPTPPSVHLKSASGGKEQHWRYSETTSSDVKVKSTFAMELNKHLQQTTGKETSLDDVSPSVLFFKGPNSGPPSTSTSKASSTVPPPVPINKGTNIIPPPVPINKGTNIILPPVPLNKGTNIILPPVPLNKGTNIIPPMNKGACTVPPPVPMNKGASTVPPPVPMNKGVSTVPPPMPIDYGASTVPPPVPMNKGASAVPPSVLMNKGSNAAPPPLPVNKGSKAGYTIFMSKEPSTESPSILMTKGCNDGSPPVLMSKGSNASHPPLPTNKPILSPIPSEPVQVKPKLYKPELLPKGTSALTKQPPPVKPKFQEYGAHLAKPLHRSSPEGRSFRSAETEKPVPRQRSQSQPSQSHKSEYNDADDDYENVQLPPSVFVNTTESNDVERLFISTNPRSNPENGLYCIRNSSKSGQVLVVWDDSEKKVRNYRIFEKESKFFLESDVKFVCLASMVEFYHKHTLPIHDNLRLRVPYGYKHPS